Proteins co-encoded in one Malus domestica chromosome 09, GDT2T_hap1 genomic window:
- the LOC139187927 gene encoding protein NIM1-INTERACTING 1-like: MENKKKIGADDQVDIKVWKHQDDQVDEESEEMEIEKFYSLIRNYHDARNRLRLRNAPPPPPQQDHSDGHEVLSENSKKRKKTMSEDDDDSAEGGNWVPSFEVEDFAKEVEFRGPTPLLFHSLFSCNDTATTADKKQDDGENESLDLKLTL; encoded by the coding sequence ATGGAAAATAAGAAGAAGATTGGAGCCGATGATCAGGTGGATATTAAGGTCTGGAAACATCAGGATGATCAGGTGGATGAAGAGAGCGAGGAGATGGAAATTGAGAAGTTTTATTCATTGATTCGGAACTACCACGATGCTCGTAATCGTCTAAGATTAAGAAACGCACCACCGCCACCGCCGCAACAAGATCACAGTGATGGTCATGAAGTATTGTCGGAAAACagcaaaaagaggaaaaaaacaaTGAGTGAGGATGATGATGATTCAGCAGAAGGAGGTAATTGGGTACCAAGTTTTGAGGTGGAGGATTTTGCCAAAGAGGTGGAGTTTCGAGGACCTACGCCTTTACTGTTCCATTCTCTCTTTTCTTGTAATGATACTGCTACTACTGCTGATAAAAAACAAGATGATGGAGAGAACGAGTCTCTGGACTTGAAACTCACCCTGTAG